One Bacillota bacterium genomic window, CTTGCTGCCATTGGTCAGCTCCCCATCGCGCGACACAGTCCAAAACCAGCCGCCGCATTTAGGGTCGTGCATCTTATCCTGCAGGAAGCGCAAGCCATACTCCACGAGGTGCTTCCAGAAGCTGTCGCCGCTCCAGATTGCGCCGATGGAGAAGGCGTAGATGAGGCGCGTTTGCATCACCAGAAACTTCTGCCCGTCGCCGTAGCGGCTGCCGTCGCGGTTCAGGTGCGTCCAGAAACCGCCGTGTTCGCGGTCCACCGCGTGCTCCGCCCAGAAGGCGAGGTTGCTCAGCACATGATGCTTTATCTGCTCCGCGGAGGGCAGGACCCACTCGCTCATAGCATCTCCTCCACTGACTGCAGGTTGGGGTTTTCGCAGGCGCGACGCCCCTCTTTCGCCATGTGCACCCAGCGTCCGTCTATCTGCACGCGCACCACGTCGGCGGTGAAATCGGTCATCGTGCCTTCGACGGAGCTGTTGGAGAAGAAGGAGGAGCCGACGCCATAGACGTCCACCGGCACACCCTCTTCTTCGAACTGGCGGATGCGCTGCAGGTTGAAGCCACCCGTCGCCACGATTTTAATCTGGCGGCACCACTCGGCGGCGCGCTCGCGCCATTCAGCGGGGATGTTCCAGTCTTTCCACGCGTTGTCGAGGGCGTCACGCAGGGCGCGAATCAGCGCAGGGCTAACGCCGTAGAGGCTGGGGTCGTCGGGCAGGTGCTGGAGGCTGCGGTCGCGCAACTCGCCGCCGGTGTCCGGGCGCACGCCGTACAGTCGATACCGCTGTGCCGTTTCGTGGTCGCCGGCATCTACCGCCTGTCGGTAGCGATCGAAGAAGGCTCTGGCGACCTGCAGCGACGTGCGCACGCAGTCGTTATGGAAGTCCACCAGCGCGATGCGGGGCACCTCCGGCGGCAGGATACGGGCGAACTGCAGCATCAGCTCGGTGGTGTCGCCGAGGAAGCAGGCAATCATGGCGTGGGCGACGGTACCGCCTGCTCTACCACCCCACAGCGACGCCTGTGCCGGCGTAGAGACGAAGGGGGCAGTGCTGCCGCTGAAGTCGTGGTTATATCGCTGCACGCCAATATAGTATGCGTAGCCGTCCATCGCCTGTGTGGCGGGCAGGTCGAAGCGGGCGGGGAAGAAGAGCACTGGCTTGCCTCGTGCCGCCTGCAACAGCTGGTAGGTGTTGGTGGCGATGCGGCTGGCGCGGGTCAGTACGCCAAGCGTGGGCGTCTCCAGAATGGCGAAATCGCGGTAGCGCCCCCGCACCTTCAGCACGGGGGTAATCTCTATCGGGTTGCCCGCGTAAGGGGCAATGTCCCCGTCCTGCACCGCCAGTATCTGTAGCCGGTCGCCGGTGGGGATGAAGGTATCTCCATCCCACTCGCCGCTGCACCGCTGCAATATGGCGACTGCGGCGTCCACGCCTGCCACCACCGTGAAGGGCTTGCGGCGGGGAAACCACTGCATCTCCACCACCATGTCGCCGGTGGGCAGGTGATGGTAGTCGAAGATACCCTGCGCCTCCAGCAGGGAAGAGTGTCCCTGAAAACGATACCGTTCCCGTGCCAGATGGGTCAGGATGGTCATGCCGTTCCAGAAGTAGCGGTCGCTGTAGTCGCCGCGCCGAATGCCCTCCCAGTCTAACCCCATTTTGTCTGCAGGTATTCGTCTGCCGTCAAAAACACTCATTGTCATGACCTCGTGACTGCGTGTTTCGCCCTCCAGAAACGCAGGCTTCTTGGACGCAGGCTAAAGCCTGCGGCTACATTCTGTGTGGTTTCGAACGCCCGTACAGTCCACTCGCATCAGGGTAACCTGAATCATTATACTTTGGAAGGGTATCATGCGCAACCGCAGGCAGGATGAATCGTCCTCGCCGGACAAGAACATGGTGATAGTGCCATAACGGGTAGAGAGAAGGAAAGGTATGTTATCCCAGAGCTCGGACTCGGATGGAGGAGGTGGTCATGCGACAGATTCTGGTGTTTTTTGCTTTTGCCATTGCTTTGCTGATGGCGGATGTGGATTCGCAGGAGCCTTCCGCCCGCCCGCCGGATGCGGACGGCAATGGTATCCCAGACCCGTTGCAACAGCGGCTGGGTGGGTCGCTGCGTCCTCTGGTGCGGCGTGACGCGGTAACCTCCTTCCAGACAGGCGCGATGTATCAACCTTCTATCGCCGTGCCCGCCGATGTGGCTATCGTGTACTCTTCGCAGGCAGAGCGGATACGTTCATGGTTGCAGGCAGGTTACACCGTACACACGATGTATGGCTTCCGCACGTATACGGACTATGCGCAGGCTCGCCCCGACGAAGTGCAGCGCGACCGGTACGGTCTGCCGTTAGTGATCGAGCGCGTCAGCTACTACATGGTTCCCGCGCCCGCGCGGGTCGAGGCGGCAAAACAGTACGTTCGCGAGGCACTGGCAAACGGGTCAGCGGCTATTGTTCCCGAAGAGCCGGAGTACTTCGCGCGCGCCGGTTACGAAGAGAGCTTTAAGCAGGAGTGGCAACGCGTGTATGGAGAGGAATGGCAGCCGCCGCACAGCAGCCCGCTGGCGAGGTGGCGCAGCGAGCGGTTAAAGGCTCAGATGGAGCTGAATATCATCCGGGAGATGCTTCGCGAAGCGCAACGGGTGAAGCCGGATGCTCGCCGGATGCTGGCGATTCACAGTCCCATCAACTATGCGAACTGGGGCATCGTCTTTCCACACGCGGCGGCGGTGGCGATGCCCGAACTGCAGGAGATTATCGGGCAGGTGTGGACGGGAACGGCACGCACGCCCTGCCTGCTGGATGGCGTCAGGGCGGAACGCACCTTCGAGACCGCCTATCTGGAGTACTCTTCGCTGTGGCATCTGGTGCGAGGCACAGGCAAAGTGATGTGGTTCCTGATGGACCCCGTCGAGGACAACCCCAACCGCACGATGGAGGACTATCGCAGCAACTATGAGCAGACGTTGATCGCGGCGCTGATGTTTCCGCAGGTAGCGCGCTATGAAGCCATGCCGTGGCCCGAGCGCATCTTTGGGCGCGTGCCCGACGCGCAGGCGACGCAGGTGCTTTCCGTGTTGAGCGTGCTTCAGTCCATGCCCGAACAGAAAGGTGCCCACCTGCAAGCGGGCACTTCAGGCATCGCTACCTTTACGGCTGACAGCATGATGTGGCAACGGGCGGAGCCGGCGCGCAGCCGCTGGGAGAACTTTGACGGTTTGACTTACCCCCTGCTGACGAAGGGCATCCCCGTACAGGTGCTTTCTTTGGACTGGGCACATGAGCCAGGCTACCTGAACGGCTTCAAGGTGTTATTGCTGAACTATGATACGATGACACCGCCTGCGGCACAGACCCATCGCGCTATCAATAGGTGGGTGGAGCAGGGGGGATGGCTCATCATCGCGGGAGATGACTCGCCGTACGCTGGTGTGGCGGATGCGTGGTGGGTCAAAGCGGGCTACAAATCGCCTCTGGAGCATCTGTTTACGACACTGTGGGGTGCCATGCTGAAAAGAGAGCCTCTGGGTATGCCGCCAATGCCCTCATGGACAACAGTTGCTCGTGAGGAACGCAGCATCACCGACCTCAGCAACCGCCGACGTTACCGGATAGACCTCTCTTCTTTTGTGAGAGAAAACGACAGTGTGCTGGTGCGCTTCAGTGATGCACAGCCCTCGGACGGGTGGGGCGCCTGGGTGACGGAGCTCCATCTGCAGGTAGACGGACAAACGAGAGTCCGATTCCGGGTGGGTTCTCCCACAGAGAAAGCGTATCTGGTTGCGGATGCCAGCTCGGGTCTGGTGGGTGGCTCGCGATTCGCCGATGGGCAAGCATTCTGGGTGTATCGCTTTCCTGCACGCAAAGGGGCGCAGGTGACTTTAGAGGTCGACATGGGCAATCAGTTTGAGGTCTGCGCCAGCGGTCAGCCGTGGCAAGGTCGCGCACTGGTGCGCACGAATCCTTCACACACCCGATTGCCGGCGCGGTTTTCGGTCAGAACACTCTCCACCATCACTGTGACGGCTCCGCCCCGTGGGGCAGAGGTGCTGATGAAAGATGAAGCCAGCGGCAAGCCGGTGGTTTGGCGTCAATCGCTGGGAAAGGGAGGTGTACTGGTGTGCTCCCTGCCCCCAGAGATGTTCGCGTCCTCTCGTGAAGGGGGTGAGCTGCTGAGGGGGCTGGTCGGGCTGTGCATCCCTTACACCGAGAGCGGCAATCTGGTGCTGAAGCGAGGGGACTACACCATTGTGCGCTGTTTCGAACGTGGCGTGACCCTTCGCGGCACATACGTCAACGTGCTGCAACCGGACCTGCCTGTGGTAACCAATCCCTCCGTGCCTGCAGGAGGCTGGGGACTTTTCAAAGCGCTGCCAGAGAGACTGAAATCTCCTGCTGTGTTGCACGCTACGGCGCGGATTACGCACCTGCAGGCGGACGACAAGTTAACCGCTTTCTTTATCAAAGCGCCGAGCGGAACCACTGCGGCGGTACGGCTCCACACGGCGGGTAGAACACCAGCGCGGATGCGTGCCTGGGATAGCGGAGGTAACGCGGTGGACGTCAACACACGGGCTGAGGGGCACTACCTGCTCCTGAGCTTTCCGAACCGCGCCAAGGGGGTCGGTGTACGGGTAGACTGGCAACCGTAAAGCAAATGGCACAGGTGGTAGCCTGTGCCTATTCAAACGCCGCTGGCTGCGGCGGACACCAGAGTAAAATACAGTACCTGCGGGAGGAGGGTTCTCAAAGGGGTTGTTCCATAAGAACCCGCACTTTTCACAAGTTTTTTTCGTTTGAGGGATAAGGTTCGCCATCGTGCACGGGCGTGTCCGTGCCCTTGACCGTGCGGCATATTCCGCTGTATTCACACAGGCTGCAATGGTCTCCGGGTACGGGCGCAATGTCGCCTGCTTTCAGGCGGTTCAGCAGTTCGCTAATCTTGCGCGCGGCGGTGCGTTCGATGCTTTTCCAGCGTTCGCCGTGCACATGCTGTACCACGTTGTAATCCTCCTGAGATTGTTTGCCCAGCCGTTGCAGGAGGTCGGTATTTAGCGTGTCGGTAAACAGTATGCGGCACCGTTTGCCTTCCAGCGCGCCATCCAGCGCGACGGCAGCAGGCGTCAGCTTCCATACCTGCCTCAGCGCAGCCACGTACAGAATCGTCTGTAAATCTTCGCCCGTCTGTATCTCCTGCCACCATCTGTCTCTCAGGTTGCGTTTGTAGTCGATCAGTACGGCTGCAGATGTCTGCGGGCAGATGTCCACGCGGTCTATCCTGCCGCATATCCGCATTTTCTCTCCATTGGGCAGGGTCAGGTGCAGCGGTGGCTGAGTAACTGGCAGGGTTTGTTCCTCGTCGTCCGGGGCAGGACCGAAAACCGCTTCCGTATACAGCGTCTGCAAACCAAACGCGGTGTATATCTGCTCTTCGCGTTCCAGCACCGAGCGCACCATATCTTCCAGCTGTTGTAACAGCAGTTGCCGTTCCCCGATGGGACGGTCTACAGGTTGCTCTTGCGCTATCTCCTGCAGCAGAGTATGCAGAGGCTGTTGCTGGTTGCGTTGATGGCGATGCAGCACCGCGTGTAGCCAGCGACCCTGTCCGGTGGCGTAGTGCGTTCTCTCCCCACGCAGTTTCATCTCCCACCGTACGAAATGCCGGAAGGGGCATTGCTGTAAATCTTCCAGTTCGCTTGCCGAGTACGCGCGGCGGGTGGGATGTGGAATGCGGGTGGTGAGGCGGGGGAAATCGGGCAAAAAGCGCCACCGCCACCATTGCCTGCACCTTTCGGGATGTTCGTTCAGCCAGCGATGAAGGGTCTGTGCGGTGTGCAGTCGTTCGGTGGTATCCATCTCGCGGCGCGTGTGCGGGTTAAAGTCGAAGAGCGAGTCCACCAGGGTACGCTCCATATCTCGTTCGTCCACCGTGTGTGAGAGGGGAGCGGTGACGTCGTTGAGGCGCAGGCTGCGCTGGGTGATGCCTTCGGGAGGGAATATCTCGCGCAGAGAGCGCAGGTAGAATGAGGGTTGGACATCGTGGTCGCCCTCGGTGCGAGAGTAGGTGAAAATCACCTTTTGCGAGGCGCAGGTCGCTGCCTGATAGAAGACAAGCCTTTCCAGAGCGGCGCTGTCCGTGCTCAGCGGAAGGTAGCAACCCGCATGTTCGTTCACCCAGCGGCGGTCGTCATCGCGCAGGAGGGCATCCTCCGTAGCGCGTTTGGGGAACCTCCCTTCCTGCATTCCCATGACGAACGCCACACGTGGACGCAGGGGACGGCTGCGGGCAGCCTCCAGAAGCCACACCGCGTTGCGAAGGGAGTAGCTGTGCCTTTGGGGAGTTACCGCCCATGCCTGTTCCACCGCTCGCGCCCAGTCGGTCGGCGTGCCGGGCTCCTCCGCGTCCAGCAAGGCAACCACCTGATGCGCTACCTCCAGAGCCTGCGCGAGAGCATCGCCGTGTTCCGCTGCCAGCACAGAGCCGAACTTCATGGAGCTCAGTGCCCTTTCTAACGTGTCCAGCCATTGCTTCGGAGTGGGGGATTGTGCCAGAGCCTGTGTCCACTCGATGGTCTCGCGAAGGAGAGTTGCTGCCGGATTGCCTTCACCCGATGCCTGCTCGGGGAGGCGCAGCCAGTTTGTTGCCCCTGAACGTATCCCCCGGCGAACCGCCAGCAGGCGGAGACGGTCTGCATCCATGATGTCTATCGGCAGATAGCCGCTTTTCAGCCATTGCAATACGGACTCGCGTGGGTAGTCACTTGTATGGAGGTGCAGGAAAACGGTCAGGGCGCGTGTCAGCGGATGCTCGCTCAGGGGTCTGGTCTCAAAGCTCTGCGTGGGGATGGCAAATCGGGAGAACACCGCTTCGATGGTCAGCAGCACATCGGGCAGGTCACGACAGAGTACCGCAATCTCACCCCACGCCATGCCGTTGCGGTGTAGCTGCGTGATTTCACGGGCAATCCACTCGATCTCCGCAAGCAGATACGGTGCCTCCCATATCTCCACAGACGGCGATACCTGTACGGCTGCCCCGACAGGCGCAGGGGAGAGCAGATGCGCAGCAATGTGCAGAACCGTTGAGGATGTTTGTTCATCCTGTGACAGGGACAACTGTTCGTGGCGCACTTCAAAATGTTCTTGCAGGCATTTCAGCGTAGCAGAAGTGCTTTCGAACAGCGCGTCTCGCCCTTCTTCCCAGCAGAGTGTGACCACCAGGTCACGCCCAGTTTCGGCGAGGGCACGTAAGAACTCCAATTCACTGGCACTGAAACGGGCGAAGCCGTCAAACAGCACACGGCGCGGGATACGAGGGGTCCGAGGTGCATCGCGCAATGCTGCGGCGGCGATACGGTACACATCGTCTTCCTCTTGCCAGCCTTGTTGGGTGAGCAAGCGGCGATAGGAGCCCCACACCCGCGCCAGTGCGTCCACTTTCTCCCTTTCCTGTGAGTGCTGAGCCATACTCTGCAACGCTTCCGGTGAAATCCCCTCGCGAGCCATCTCCCTTGCCCACGCCGAGAGCAGAGTGAGTATACCATCGCGGCCGACAGCGTGTTCCAGAAGACTTCCAGGTTGAGCGAGAAAGCGAATCGCCCTGCGAAGGATCCAGCGGCGCAGGTGCAGGGGAACCACCCGCGCTCCTCCTGCGGTTAGCGCCACCTCGGAGGCGAAAGCATACAGGCTCCGTACCGTCCTGTCAGCCTGTTCGGGGGGCGTGCCCTCCGCTTTCAGGATGGCGCGGGCAACCTCCGACTGCGTTTCCGACGGCAGCACCAGACACGCCTGCGCCCGTTCTTTCAGGCAGGCCTGAATGCACCGACGGGTTTTCCCACCCAGTGCGCGTGCTGTCCATACGGTTAGAGGTGGCTTTGTCGTCTCCGTTGCCGTCGTCATATTGACCCCTGTGTGCTGAAAGCAGTACACTATAGTAGTATATTCGTT contains:
- a CDS encoding nicotinate phosphoribosyltransferase, whose protein sequence is MSVFDGRRIPADKMGLDWEGIRRGDYSDRYFWNGMTILTHLARERYRFQGHSSLLEAQGIFDYHHLPTGDMVVEMQWFPRRKPFTVVAGVDAAVAILQRCSGEWDGDTFIPTGDRLQILAVQDGDIAPYAGNPIEITPVLKVRGRYRDFAILETPTLGVLTRASRIATNTYQLLQAARGKPVLFFPARFDLPATQAMDGYAYYIGVQRYNHDFSGSTAPFVSTPAQASLWGGRAGGTVAHAMIACFLGDTTELMLQFARILPPEVPRIALVDFHNDCVRTSLQVARAFFDRYRQAVDAGDHETAQRYRLYGVRPDTGGELRDRSLQHLPDDPSLYGVSPALIRALRDALDNAWKDWNIPAEWRERAAEWCRQIKIVATGGFNLQRIRQFEEEGVPVDVYGVGSSFFSNSSVEGTMTDFTADVVRVQIDGRWVHMAKEGRRACENPNLQSVEEML
- a CDS encoding PD-(D/E)XK nuclease family protein, whose translation is MTTATETTKPPLTVWTARALGGKTRRCIQACLKERAQACLVLPSETQSEVARAILKAEGTPPEQADRTVRSLYAFASEVALTAGGARVVPLHLRRWILRRAIRFLAQPGSLLEHAVGRDGILTLLSAWAREMAREGISPEALQSMAQHSQEREKVDALARVWGSYRRLLTQQGWQEEDDVYRIAAAALRDAPRTPRIPRRVLFDGFARFSASELEFLRALAETGRDLVVTLCWEEGRDALFESTSATLKCLQEHFEVRHEQLSLSQDEQTSSTVLHIAAHLLSPAPVGAAVQVSPSVEIWEAPYLLAEIEWIAREITQLHRNGMAWGEIAVLCRDLPDVLLTIEAVFSRFAIPTQSFETRPLSEHPLTRALTVFLHLHTSDYPRESVLQWLKSGYLPIDIMDADRLRLLAVRRGIRSGATNWLRLPEQASGEGNPAATLLRETIEWTQALAQSPTPKQWLDTLERALSSMKFGSVLAAEHGDALAQALEVAHQVVALLDAEEPGTPTDWARAVEQAWAVTPQRHSYSLRNAVWLLEAARSRPLRPRVAFVMGMQEGRFPKRATEDALLRDDDRRWVNEHAGCYLPLSTDSAALERLVFYQAATCASQKVIFTYSRTEGDHDVQPSFYLRSLREIFPPEGITQRSLRLNDVTAPLSHTVDERDMERTLVDSLFDFNPHTRREMDTTERLHTAQTLHRWLNEHPERCRQWWRWRFLPDFPRLTTRIPHPTRRAYSASELEDLQQCPFRHFVRWEMKLRGERTHYATGQGRWLHAVLHRHQRNQQQPLHTLLQEIAQEQPVDRPIGERQLLLQQLEDMVRSVLEREEQIYTAFGLQTLYTEAVFGPAPDDEEQTLPVTQPPLHLTLPNGEKMRICGRIDRVDICPQTSAAVLIDYKRNLRDRWWQEIQTGEDLQTILYVAALRQVWKLTPAAVALDGALEGKRCRILFTDTLNTDLLQRLGKQSQEDYNVVQHVHGERWKSIERTAARKISELLNRLKAGDIAPVPGDHCSLCEYSGICRTVKGTDTPVHDGEPYPSNEKNL